In Nostoc sp. CENA543, a single genomic region encodes these proteins:
- a CDS encoding glutamate-5-semialdehyde dehydrogenase — protein sequence MTVAAVDEFPEPINIAKRAYQASLKLSTTKGTDRSRAVLAMAQALENAFDDILEANTLDLEASREMAVPEVILDWLKLTPTRLETTVEILQRLGELSDPLRRVRNADYQPEDSQSYSQLMPLGVIGFIYEAFPDIGAIAAGLCIKTGNSIILKGGTEASHSNAAITEVLQHAIAEVSLPSGCIELITAEHGASVRDLVTQDQYVNLAIPYGRSSLVQQVMRQATCPVLKSAMGNCYLYWSLNGSLEMVRWMIIDSHESEPDPVNAIEKVLIHRQAMPSSLAVLWNSLKEKGFELKGDAELVEAFPQLQLAKDGEWGCSYLTKTVAFKLVDSLEGAIAWINQYSSGHADSIATESYQESRQFALGVNSASTYINTSPRFSRNPSRGDTVFLGMSNQKGHRRGFISLETLTTVKHIIQGNGRF from the coding sequence ATGACCGTTGCAGCTGTGGACGAATTCCCCGAACCCATTAACATTGCCAAACGCGCTTATCAAGCTTCCCTGAAGTTAAGCACTACCAAGGGAACAGACCGCAGTCGGGCTGTTTTGGCAATGGCGCAAGCACTGGAAAACGCATTTGACGACATTCTAGAAGCTAACACCTTGGATTTAGAAGCTAGTCGGGAAATGGCAGTGCCAGAAGTAATTTTAGATTGGCTGAAACTAACTCCTACCAGATTAGAAACCACAGTAGAAATTCTGCAAAGGTTGGGAGAACTTTCAGACCCTTTGCGGCGGGTAAGAAACGCCGACTATCAACCAGAAGACTCGCAAAGTTACTCCCAATTAATGCCTTTGGGCGTTATCGGATTTATTTATGAAGCCTTTCCTGATATTGGCGCGATCGCCGCAGGTTTGTGTATTAAAACAGGTAATAGTATTATTCTCAAAGGCGGCACAGAAGCTAGTCACTCCAACGCCGCCATTACAGAAGTATTACAACACGCCATTGCGGAAGTTAGCTTACCATCAGGTTGTATAGAACTGATTACCGCAGAACACGGTGCTTCCGTCCGCGATTTAGTCACCCAAGACCAATATGTCAATTTAGCCATTCCATACGGACGTTCTAGTTTGGTACAGCAGGTGATGCGACAAGCCACCTGTCCAGTGTTAAAGTCAGCAATGGGTAACTGTTACCTTTACTGGTCACTGAATGGCAGTTTAGAAATGGTGCGTTGGATGATTATTGATAGCCACGAAAGCGAACCAGACCCCGTCAATGCCATAGAAAAGGTGCTAATTCATCGTCAAGCTATGCCTTCATCCTTGGCTGTATTGTGGAATAGTTTAAAAGAAAAAGGCTTTGAACTCAAAGGCGACGCAGAACTAGTAGAAGCTTTTCCCCAGTTACAACTAGCAAAAGACGGTGAGTGGGGATGTTCCTATTTAACCAAGACGGTAGCATTTAAATTGGTCGATAGTCTAGAGGGAGCGATCGCTTGGATTAATCAATACAGTAGCGGTCATGCTGACTCGATAGCCACAGAATCCTATCAAGAAAGTCGTCAGTTTGCTTTAGGTGTGAACAGTGCTTCTACCTACATTAATACATCCCCCCGCTTTTCTCGTAACCCGTCACGGGGAGACACGGTATTTTTAGGGATGTCCAATCAAAAAGGCCATCGCCGGGGATTTATCAGTTTAGAAACCCTGACTACCGTAAAGCATATCATTCAAGGTAATGGACGGTTTTAG
- a CDS encoding glycoside hydrolase 100 family protein, producing MQKVNELLTEESIETSAWKALEKSIIYYKGRPVGTVAAYDASVEALNYDQCFVRDFVSSALLFLIKGRTEIVRNFLEETLKLQPKERQLDAYKPGRGLIPASFKVVSDHGEEYLEADFGEHAIARVTPVDSCLWWIILLHSYVVATKDFSLAYQPEFQTGIRLIMEICLANRFDMYPTLLVPDGACMIDRRLGIYGHPLELQVLFYAALRAAREMLICQGNQDVVEAIDNRLPLLCAHIRQHYWIDINRLNAIYRFKSEEYGKTAVNLFNIYVDSIPYYELDKWLPKKGGYLAGNVGPSQLDTRFFALGNLMAVISDLATEQQAQSIMSLIEERWEDLVGDMPMKICYPALEDEEYRIVTGCDPKNIPWSYHNAGSWPVLMWMLTAAAIKTNKPYLASKAIEIAQSRLLEDEWPEYYDGKKGRLIGKQSRKYQTWTIAGFLLAKELMKDQSYLSLVRFDQLPSELVSRACEFEINSVDTSISL from the coding sequence ATGCAAAAGGTAAATGAATTACTAACAGAAGAAAGTATAGAAACCTCGGCGTGGAAAGCACTAGAGAAATCTATAATATATTATAAAGGTCGTCCCGTCGGTACAGTTGCTGCTTATGATGCTTCTGTAGAAGCATTAAATTACGACCAATGTTTTGTGCGAGATTTTGTTTCATCAGCTTTACTTTTTCTCATCAAAGGTAGAACAGAGATTGTTCGCAACTTTTTAGAAGAAACTTTAAAGTTACAACCCAAAGAAAGACAATTAGACGCGTATAAGCCTGGTAGGGGTTTAATCCCAGCAAGTTTTAAAGTAGTATCGGATCATGGCGAAGAGTATTTAGAAGCAGATTTTGGTGAACATGCGATCGCTAGAGTCACACCAGTTGATTCTTGTTTATGGTGGATTATATTATTACACTCCTATGTAGTCGCCACCAAAGATTTCTCCTTAGCCTATCAGCCTGAATTCCAAACAGGTATTAGGTTAATTATGGAAATCTGTCTGGCGAATCGCTTTGATATGTATCCCACGCTGTTAGTTCCAGATGGTGCTTGTATGATTGACCGCCGTTTGGGGATTTATGGTCATCCTTTAGAATTGCAAGTTCTATTTTATGCGGCTTTGCGTGCAGCGCGGGAGATGTTAATCTGTCAAGGTAATCAAGATGTTGTTGAAGCCATTGATAACCGCCTGCCACTTTTATGCGCCCATATTCGCCAACATTATTGGATAGATATCAATCGCCTCAATGCTATTTATCGCTTCAAAAGTGAAGAATACGGTAAGACAGCAGTCAATCTTTTTAACATCTATGTAGATTCTATTCCCTATTATGAATTAGATAAATGGCTACCCAAAAAAGGTGGTTATTTAGCTGGAAATGTGGGGCCATCACAGTTAGATACAAGATTTTTCGCGCTAGGTAATTTGATGGCGGTCATTTCTGACCTAGCGACAGAACAACAAGCCCAATCAATTATGAGTTTGATTGAGGAAAGATGGGAAGATTTAGTGGGAGATATGCCCATGAAAATCTGTTACCCAGCTTTAGAAGATGAAGAGTATAGAATCGTCACAGGATGCGACCCCAAAAATATACCTTGGTCGTATCATAATGCAGGTAGCTGGCCTGTTTTGATGTGGATGTTAACAGCAGCAGCGATTAAAACTAATAAACCTTATCTAGCAAGTAAAGCAATTGAAATTGCCCAATCTAGACTGTTGGAAGATGAATGGCCAGAATATTATGATGGCAAGAAAGGCAGATTGATTGGTAAGCAGTCGAGAAAATATCAAACCTGGACGATCGCGGGTTTTTTACTGGCTAAAGAATTGATGAAAGACCAATCTTATTTATCTTTGGTGAGATTTGATCAATTACCGTCAGAATTAGTCTCTAGAGCCTGTGAATTTGAAATTAACAGCGTAGATACTTCTATATCTCTCTAA
- a CDS encoding 16S rRNA (cytosine(967)-C(5))-methyltransferase gives MTNSRQIAFIALKDVHKGAFTDVALDRVLRKSHLSDLDRRLVTELVYGSVRRQRTLDAIIDQLATKKSHQQPSELRSILHLGFYQLRYQERIPVSAAVNTTVQLAKDNGFAGLAGFVNGLLRQYVRLAENQSEPLKLPENPRERCGILHSFPDWIIEVWLEQLGVEETERLCEWMNQTPTIDFRINPLRTTIAQVETALKSAGILARRIPNLPQGLRLIGNTGAIQNLPGFDQGWWVVQDASAQLVSHILDPQPGETIIDACAAPGGKTTHIAELMGDKGKIWAGDRTASRLRKLQDNAQRLGLKSIEICTGDSRNLPQFHNIADRVLLDAPCSGLGTLHRHADARWRQTPTSVAELATLQKELISQTSKFVKVGGVLVYATCTLHPAENEGVIAEFLGEHPEWRIEALNSDLPYLIDTTSPSWLKVWPHRQDMDGFFMVRLRKTNDSG, from the coding sequence ATGACCAATTCCCGTCAAATCGCTTTCATTGCGCTCAAAGATGTCCATAAGGGGGCTTTTACTGATGTTGCGCTAGATAGAGTGTTACGAAAATCTCATTTATCTGATCTTGACCGTCGCTTAGTCACAGAATTAGTTTATGGCAGTGTCAGAAGACAACGCACCCTAGACGCAATCATTGACCAACTAGCTACTAAAAAATCTCATCAACAGCCTAGCGAACTCCGCAGCATTTTACATTTAGGCTTTTATCAACTGCGTTATCAAGAACGCATTCCTGTATCGGCGGCTGTCAATACTACAGTCCAATTAGCAAAGGACAATGGTTTTGCGGGACTTGCAGGGTTTGTCAACGGTTTATTACGTCAGTATGTGCGTTTAGCCGAAAACCAGTCAGAACCATTGAAATTACCAGAAAATCCCAGAGAAAGATGCGGAATTTTACACAGTTTTCCTGACTGGATCATCGAAGTTTGGTTAGAACAGTTGGGTGTGGAGGAGACGGAAAGACTCTGTGAATGGATGAACCAAACACCCACCATCGATTTCAGAATTAATCCGCTACGGACTACGATCGCACAAGTGGAAACAGCGTTAAAATCGGCCGGGATTTTAGCCAGACGCATACCCAATTTACCCCAAGGTTTAAGGTTAATTGGTAACACGGGCGCAATTCAAAATCTCCCAGGCTTTGATCAAGGCTGGTGGGTGGTTCAAGACGCTAGCGCGCAATTAGTTAGTCATATCCTTGACCCCCAACCAGGGGAGACGATTATTGATGCTTGTGCTGCGCCTGGGGGTAAAACAACTCACATTGCTGAATTAATGGGAGACAAAGGCAAAATTTGGGCTGGCGATCGCACTGCTTCTCGTTTGCGTAAACTTCAGGATAATGCCCAACGTTTGGGTCTAAAATCAATTGAGATTTGCACTGGTGACAGTCGTAATTTACCCCAGTTTCACAATATAGCCGACCGCGTTTTGTTAGATGCGCCTTGCTCCGGTTTAGGGACTTTACACCGTCATGCAGATGCGCGTTGGCGACAAACACCCACGTCTGTAGCGGAACTGGCAACACTGCAAAAAGAACTGATATCACAAACATCAAAATTTGTCAAAGTCGGTGGTGTGCTAGTTTACGCAACTTGCACGTTACATCCCGCCGAAAATGAAGGTGTGATTGCAGAGTTTCTGGGAGAACATCCCGAATGGCGAATTGAAGCTTTAAACAGTGATTTACCCTATTTGATTGACACTACATCCCCTAGTTGGTTAAAAGTCTGGCCTCACCGCCAGGATATGGACGGATTTTTCATGGTGCGCTTAAGAAAAACCAACGATTCGGGGTGA
- a CDS encoding acyl-CoA desaturase, whose translation MTIATSTKPQLNWVNTLFFLGLHIGALFAFVPGNTNWAAVGVAFLLYWITGGLGITLGFHRLVTHRSFQTPKWLEYILVLFGTLACQGGPIEWVGTHRIHHLHSDTDPDPHDSNKGFWWSHIGWLIYHCPAHVDVPRFTKDIAEDPVYQFLQKYFILIQVALGLLLLYLGGWSFVVWGIFVRIVWVYHCTWLVNSATHKFGYRTHESGDNSTNCWWVAVLVFGEGWHNNHHAFQYSARHGLEWWEIDLTWMTIQLLQVFGLATNIKLADKKQ comes from the coding sequence ATGACAATTGCTACTTCAACTAAACCTCAACTCAATTGGGTAAATACCCTATTTTTCCTTGGGCTACACATCGGCGCATTGTTTGCCTTTGTCCCTGGTAACACTAACTGGGCGGCTGTTGGTGTAGCTTTCTTGCTGTACTGGATTACTGGTGGTTTGGGCATCACTTTAGGCTTTCATCGCCTTGTTACCCACCGCAGTTTTCAGACTCCCAAGTGGTTGGAATACATCCTGGTGTTGTTTGGAACTCTCGCCTGTCAAGGAGGGCCTATCGAGTGGGTGGGGACACATCGTATTCATCACTTACATTCCGATACTGACCCAGATCCCCATGATTCCAATAAAGGTTTCTGGTGGAGTCATATTGGTTGGCTGATTTATCACTGTCCTGCCCACGTTGATGTTCCTCGTTTTACCAAAGATATTGCCGAAGACCCAGTTTATCAGTTTTTACAGAAATATTTTATTCTTATTCAGGTGGCTCTAGGCTTATTGCTGTTGTATCTGGGCGGCTGGTCTTTCGTAGTTTGGGGCATTTTTGTTCGCATTGTTTGGGTTTACCACTGTACTTGGTTGGTGAACAGTGCTACTCACAAATTTGGTTATCGCACTCATGAATCTGGCGATAACTCTACTAATTGTTGGTGGGTAGCCGTGTTAGTCTTTGGTGAAGGTTGGCACAATAACCACCATGCTTTCCAATATTCAGCTCGTCATGGTTTGGAATGGTGGGAAATTGACTTAACTTGGATGACAATTCAATTGTTGCAAGTGTTTGGTTTAGCTACCAATATTAAACTTGCAGACAAAAAGCAATAA
- a CDS encoding TerB family tellurite resistance protein, with amino-acid sequence MITDANVKNLVKILIGAAWIDGRIQPEERQYLREIAQAKGLATDPEIKPWLYELVPVQPNECYTWVKEYLGDRPTAEDCENLIEAISGLIYSDGEVAIEEARLLTKLQELSQNSESHHLEHTTLLKQIQQLYRRWVEVQN; translated from the coding sequence ATGATAACAGATGCCAACGTTAAGAATTTAGTCAAGATTCTGATTGGAGCTGCATGGATTGATGGCAGAATTCAACCAGAAGAACGGCAATATTTACGTGAAATCGCGCAAGCAAAAGGTTTAGCCACAGATCCAGAGATTAAACCTTGGCTGTATGAATTAGTTCCTGTGCAACCGAATGAATGTTACACATGGGTGAAAGAATATTTAGGCGATCGCCCAACTGCTGAAGACTGCGAAAATTTGATTGAGGCCATTAGTGGTTTAATTTACAGTGATGGGGAAGTAGCGATTGAAGAAGCCAGACTCTTGACCAAATTACAAGAGTTAAGCCAAAACTCTGAATCCCATCACCTCGAACACACAACACTACTCAAACAAATTCAACAACTTTATCGTCGCTGGGTTGAAGTTCAAAACTAA
- a CDS encoding GxxExxY protein — MMENEIAKEIVDAAYKIHTKLGPGLLESVYEAVLAYELERRELKVVRQKAIPVVYEGVHLEEGFRADLIVEDKVIVELKSVETIHPVHKKQLLTYLRLANKHLGLLINFGSFLIKDGISRVVNNL, encoded by the coding sequence ATGATGGAGAATGAGATCGCTAAGGAGATTGTTGACGCTGCTTATAAGATTCACACAAAGTTGGGGCCGGGGTTGTTGGAATCTGTATATGAGGCAGTGCTTGCTTATGAGTTGGAGAGACGGGAATTAAAAGTGGTTAGGCAAAAGGCTATTCCAGTAGTTTATGAAGGTGTGCATTTAGAAGAAGGTTTTCGAGCCGACTTAATAGTTGAGGATAAAGTCATTGTTGAACTCAAATCTGTAGAAACAATCCACCCCGTACACAAAAAGCAACTACTGACATACCTTCGCCTTGCCAATAAACACCTTGGGTTACTTATTAACTTTGGGTCTTTCTTAATCAAAGATGGCATCTCCAGAGTCGTAAATAACCTTTAA
- a CDS encoding methionine gamma-lyase family protein: MNSLEQLRQAEHALLEIFSGIDAQVKHNLKRVLEAFRNQRVGAHHFAGVSGYGHDDLGRETLDKVFAEVMGAEAAAVRVQFVSGTHAIACALFGVLRPGDEMLAVVGSPYDTLEEVIGLRGQGQGSLIEFGIKYRQLELTPQGTVDWEALSTSVTDNTRLVLIQRSCGYSWRPSLLINDIEKIVHLVKQQNPHTVCFVDNCYGEFIDIQEPTHVGADLMAGSLIKNPGGTIVTAGGYVAGRADLVEAAACRLTAPGIGSYGGATFDQNRLLFQGLFLSPQMVGEAMKGTYLTGYVFDKLGYPVNPAPLAPRGDVIQAIKLGSAKKLIAFCKAIQQHSPVGSYLDPVPDAMPGYESQVVMAGGTFIEGSTLEFSADGPLREPYVVYCQGGTHWTHVAIALEAAIDAVGRV; this comes from the coding sequence ATGAACAGCTTAGAACAGCTGCGGCAAGCAGAACACGCACTGTTAGAGATTTTTTCTGGTATTGACGCTCAGGTCAAGCATAATTTGAAAAGAGTGCTGGAGGCCTTTCGGAATCAGCGTGTAGGGGCGCACCACTTTGCAGGTGTGAGTGGTTACGGTCACGATGATTTAGGTAGAGAAACTTTAGATAAAGTTTTTGCGGAGGTAATGGGGGCTGAGGCGGCAGCTGTGCGAGTGCAGTTTGTTTCGGGAACTCATGCGATCGCTTGCGCTTTATTTGGTGTCCTCCGTCCTGGGGATGAAATGCTAGCAGTGGTCGGTTCTCCCTACGATACGCTTGAAGAAGTCATTGGTTTACGTGGCCAAGGTCAAGGCTCTCTTATTGAGTTTGGCATAAAATACCGCCAACTGGAGCTAACACCACAAGGAACTGTAGATTGGGAAGCTTTAAGCACTAGCGTTACTGATAACACGCGTTTAGTGTTAATTCAGCGTTCCTGTGGCTATTCTTGGCGACCAAGTTTATTAATTAACGATATAGAAAAGATTGTACATCTAGTTAAGCAACAAAATCCTCACACCGTTTGTTTTGTCGATAACTGTTATGGGGAATTTATCGACATCCAAGAACCCACCCATGTCGGGGCTGATTTAATGGCGGGGTCATTAATTAAAAATCCTGGTGGTACTATCGTCACGGCCGGGGGTTATGTTGCTGGGCGTGCCGATTTAGTAGAAGCTGCCGCCTGTCGCCTGACTGCACCAGGCATTGGCAGTTATGGCGGTGCGACCTTCGACCAAAATCGGCTGCTATTCCAAGGGTTATTTTTATCGCCGCAGATGGTAGGAGAGGCGATGAAAGGGACTTATCTGACTGGTTATGTATTTGACAAATTGGGATATCCCGTGAATCCTGCCCCCCTTGCGCCCCGTGGGGATGTGATTCAAGCGATTAAATTGGGTTCAGCGAAAAAATTAATTGCTTTTTGTAAGGCGATCCAACAACATTCTCCCGTTGGTTCTTACCTTGACCCTGTACCCGATGCCATGCCGGGATATGAGAGTCAGGTGGTGATGGCTGGGGGGACGTTTATTGAGGGGAGTACCTTGGAATTTTCGGCGGATGGGCCTTTGCGTGAACCTTATGTGGTGTATTGCCAAGGGGGGACTCACTGGACTCATGTGGCGATCGCACTTGAGGCGGCGATTGACGCGGTGGGGAGGGTTTAA
- the psb35 gene encoding photosystem II assembly protein Psb35, with protein sequence MQLLLQAPDAIATGGNHFPLAFTLVYVVGFIAAVTIGSIAWYNSKRPVGWESKERPDFVPKVQKEETPGLGEPKS encoded by the coding sequence ATGCAATTATTGTTGCAAGCACCAGATGCTATAGCCACAGGTGGAAATCATTTTCCCTTAGCTTTTACTTTAGTGTACGTAGTAGGTTTTATTGCAGCTGTGACCATTGGTTCTATTGCTTGGTACAACTCTAAACGTCCCGTGGGTTGGGAAAGCAAGGAACGCCCAGATTTTGTACCCAAGGTGCAAAAAGAAGAAACTCCGGGTCTGGGTGAACCGAAGTCATAA
- a CDS encoding Coenzyme F420 hydrogenase/dehydrogenase, beta subunit C-terminal domain codes for MTPRFPHQKAKALKPGSRRPAKELCSECGLCDTYYIHYVKEACAFITQQIDTLEAQAHTRSRHLDNPDELYFGVHQEMMAARKQQPIEGAQWTGIVSTIAIEMLNRGLVEGVVCVQNSKEDRFQPVPVIARTPEEILAARVNKPTLSPNLSILEQVEQSGMKRLLVIGVGCQIQALRAVEKKLGLEKLYVLGTPCVDNVTRAGLQKFLETTSRSPQTVVHYEFMQDFRIHFKHEDGSIEKVPFFGLKTNQLKDIFAPSCMSCFDYVNSLADLVVGYMGAPFGWQWILVRNDTGKEMLELVKDQLDTQPVMSEGNRKEAVQQGITAYDKAVTLPMWVAKLMGVVIDKIGPKGLEYARFSMDSHFTRNYLYVKRNHPEKLEAHVPEFAKRIVGQYRLPE; via the coding sequence ATGACTCCGCGTTTCCCTCATCAAAAGGCAAAAGCCCTCAAACCTGGTAGCCGTCGTCCTGCTAAAGAACTATGCAGCGAGTGCGGACTGTGCGATACATACTACATTCACTATGTCAAGGAAGCCTGTGCTTTTATCACCCAACAGATAGATACCTTAGAAGCACAAGCACACACCCGTTCTCGCCATCTCGATAACCCCGATGAACTATACTTTGGCGTGCATCAAGAGATGATGGCGGCGCGGAAACAACAACCCATCGAAGGCGCACAATGGACAGGGATTGTTAGCACCATAGCCATAGAAATGCTCAACCGTGGACTAGTCGAAGGTGTTGTCTGTGTCCAAAACAGCAAAGAAGACCGCTTCCAACCCGTACCTGTAATTGCCCGTACCCCAGAAGAAATACTAGCAGCGAGGGTAAATAAACCTACCCTTTCCCCCAACCTTTCCATATTGGAACAGGTAGAACAATCGGGGATGAAGCGATTATTGGTAATTGGTGTGGGTTGCCAAATCCAAGCACTCAGGGCGGTAGAAAAAAAACTAGGTTTAGAGAAACTCTATGTTTTAGGTACACCGTGCGTAGATAACGTTACCCGTGCCGGACTGCAAAAATTCTTAGAAACCACCAGCCGATCGCCACAGACAGTGGTACATTACGAATTCATGCAAGACTTCCGCATTCACTTCAAGCATGAAGATGGTTCAATTGAGAAAGTTCCCTTCTTTGGCTTAAAAACTAACCAACTCAAAGATATCTTTGCGCCATCTTGTATGAGTTGCTTTGATTACGTCAACTCTTTAGCGGATTTAGTCGTCGGTTATATGGGCGCGCCCTTTGGCTGGCAATGGATTCTTGTACGCAATGATACAGGGAAAGAAATGCTGGAGTTAGTCAAAGACCAGTTAGACACTCAGCCTGTGATGTCTGAAGGGAATCGGAAAGAGGCTGTACAGCAGGGGATAACTGCTTATGACAAAGCTGTGACTTTGCCGATGTGGGTAGCAAAACTGATGGGGGTGGTGATTGATAAAATTGGCCCCAAAGGTTTGGAGTATGCGCGGTTCTCGATGGATTCGCACTTCACACGGAATTATTTGTATGTGAAGCGGAATCATCCTGAGAAGTTGGAAGCTCATGTGCCGGAGTTTGCCAAGCGGATCGTTGGGCAGTATAGGTTGCCGGAGTGA
- a CDS encoding tetratricopeptide repeat protein, with translation MTYLEQGLIAYKKGDYHTAKKIFTRLATLNRNADAHYLLGMMQSSGQGFEPDPTAAANYYHTAATAGHPQAAYDLAALYALGRGVEQDYTTALSWYRRAAEAGILEAMFVMGTMYANGEGVRQDFETAQKWWLKAAAQNHAIASFYIGHLYNNGDGRERNPATAANWYLKAWDAGHDQAEIYLNNLLPTLEELGRGGAAEAQAVLGAIYYTMYGNYPQAINWLQLATAQEHPEATRLLGYCYEQGEGVEQDTAQAVDLYHRAAQLGDQFAQFNLATYYATGYSNVERDLDTAIHWYRQAAEQGLFAAQHPLAELLAARNRDRADAKEAIHRLRLVAQNNSEAAEYQLTAGDGKWTVTIAQNGVVVSLVGMELSELEIG, from the coding sequence ATGACCTATCTTGAGCAGGGTTTAATTGCTTATAAAAAGGGAGACTACCACACAGCTAAAAAGATTTTTACCAGATTGGCTACCCTCAATCGCAATGCTGATGCCCACTATTTATTGGGGATGATGCAGTCTTCTGGCCAGGGTTTTGAACCTGATCCAACCGCAGCCGCTAACTATTATCACACTGCGGCCACAGCCGGACATCCCCAAGCCGCCTATGATTTAGCAGCCCTTTATGCCCTCGGTCGTGGCGTTGAGCAAGATTATACAACAGCTTTGTCTTGGTATCGTCGGGCGGCGGAGGCAGGGATTTTAGAAGCAATGTTTGTGATGGGGACAATGTACGCCAATGGTGAAGGTGTCAGACAAGATTTTGAGACAGCCCAAAAGTGGTGGCTAAAAGCCGCAGCACAAAATCATGCGATCGCCTCCTTCTACATCGGTCATTTGTATAACAATGGTGATGGAAGGGAACGCAACCCAGCCACCGCCGCTAACTGGTATCTGAAAGCTTGGGATGCAGGTCATGATCAAGCAGAAATTTACTTAAATAATTTATTACCCACCTTGGAAGAATTAGGGCGCGGGGGTGCGGCTGAAGCTCAAGCTGTGTTAGGAGCAATCTACTATACCATGTATGGTAACTACCCACAGGCGATAAATTGGCTGCAACTTGCCACCGCCCAAGAACACCCAGAAGCTACGCGCTTGCTGGGATATTGTTACGAACAGGGAGAAGGGGTTGAGCAAGATACAGCACAGGCTGTAGATTTGTATCACCGTGCGGCGCAACTGGGTGATCAATTTGCTCAATTTAACTTAGCAACCTACTATGCTACAGGCTATAGCAATGTAGAGCGAGATTTAGATACAGCAATTCATTGGTATCGACAAGCAGCAGAACAAGGACTATTTGCAGCCCAACATCCCTTAGCCGAACTCTTAGCGGCACGAAATCGCGATCGCGCTGACGCTAAAGAGGCGATTCATAGACTCCGTCTAGTTGCTCAAAATAATTCTGAAGCGGCTGAATATCAACTGACAGCAGGTGATGGAAAATGGACTGTAACCATAGCTCAAAATGGTGTAGTTGTATCTTTGGTGGGGATGGAGTTAAGTGAATTAGAAATAGGTTAG